The Ricinus communis isolate WT05 ecotype wild-type chromosome 8, ASM1957865v1, whole genome shotgun sequence sequence taaataaaaaagaaaagaaaaacaataatttacATGCTGGAAAATTAACTTACATGTAAAGtcagtaaaaagaaaaaacacatGTGATTTACTTATGTTAACAGAGCATATGCTTAATTACCTGCAGATCACCAGTACTAAAAACCCTTCTAACAGGGCTGCTATCCAAGTCAAGAAAATCGCAAGCGAAATGGCAATGGGGATAGTAACCATTCTTTTGAAGAGAATGACTACTAATACTCCTTTGAATCAAGCTACTCGTTTGCTGATACGATGTCGTTCCACAGCTCGCAAGTGAACTAGGCGAACCGTAGCTACTGCAACAGCCACTGGTAGTGCTACTACCGACCTCAAAGCCTACCAACTGGTCAGGTATAATCAGGTGACCTGCAGGTGGGAACTGTCCCGACAGCTGAAAGGATGGTGACGGGGTGGTGGCAGCACCGTCAGGGGACGGAGGATGGTGGCCGAGACTGAAGTCGGCGCGTGGAAATGTTGTGCTAGTACTGTGACCGTACATGGCGCGTGGATATAGTGTGATGAGGAAAatgtttccttttctttttttttttttttttttttctctgaaGAGAGTTAATAATGGAGGTTTTTGTTTGAGAGGTGAAGtacttatatataaaaactgGCGTCTCTCTGCGTATGGAAGCTCCAAATTAAAAGGGAGCAAATATGATATGAAGCTGGGTGCTGACGT is a genomic window containing:
- the LOC8278034 gene encoding zinc finger protein CO3, whose protein sequence is MTSCSTSAPSFISYLLPFNLELPYAERRQFLYISTSPLKQKPPLLTLFREKKKKKKRKGNIFLITLYPRAMYGHSTSTTFPRADFSLGHHPPSPDGAATTPSPSFQLSGQFPPAGHLIIPDQLVGFEVGSSTTSGCCSSYGSPSSLASCGTTSYQQTSSLIQRSISSHSLQKNGYYPHCHFACDFLDLDSSPVRRVFSTGDLQHGHKADSPLSSESSVIIESMNKACKYSPEEKKERIERYRSKRTQRNFNKKIKYACRKTLADSRPRIRGRFARNDEIEKIPQSQWCNNISGEEDEDYDDNWIDFLDAFSANSIP